The following are from one region of the Cetobacterium somerae genome:
- a CDS encoding cysteine hydrolase family protein — MKKALLIIDLQNDYFPQGKFPLWNTEVTLNNILETIKICKDKNYPIVHIQHIADPNLGLAPFFIKDSEGVQIVPEILEAAPNAPIVIKTYADGFVKTNLNEVLEKLDVDELLVCGMMTQNCVTHTSISNKKTKNYKTSILMDACTSVSEPIHLIGLAATLTWDVSLISYKDI, encoded by the coding sequence ATGAAAAAAGCTTTATTGATTATTGATTTACAAAATGATTATTTTCCACAAGGTAAATTTCCCCTTTGGAATACAGAAGTTACTTTAAACAATATTCTAGAAACTATCAAAATATGTAAAGATAAAAATTATCCGATAGTTCATATTCAACATATTGCTGATCCTAATTTAGGTTTAGCACCATTTTTCATTAAAGATTCAGAGGGAGTTCAAATAGTTCCTGAAATATTAGAGGCTGCACCTAATGCTCCTATAGTTATAAAAACATATGCTGACGGATTTGTAAAAACTAATTTAAATGAAGTTCTAGAAAAGTTAGATGTAGATGAGCTTTTAGTTTGTGGAATGATGACACAAAATTGTGTTACTCATACATCTATTTCAAACAAAAAAACTAAAAATTATAAAACATCTATTTTAATGGATGCATGCACATCTGTATCAGAGCCAATTCATTTAATTGGTTTAGCTGCTACTTTAACTTGGGATGTTTCTTTAATTTCATACAAAGATATTTAA
- a CDS encoding winged helix-turn-helix transcriptional regulator encodes MKLRKEYTCPLEFIHDILRGKWKTVIMWQIYYRKNPSLSQLQKDIKGISQKILLEQLNELLEYKLVSKEKFLGYPLNVQYYITDDKGMKVIEALKIYQKLGEIYLDELKSISK; translated from the coding sequence ATGAAACTAAGAAAAGAATATACATGCCCTTTAGAATTTATTCATGATATTCTAAGAGGCAAATGGAAAACTGTTATTATGTGGCAGATTTATTATCGAAAAAATCCTTCACTTTCACAATTACAAAAAGACATTAAAGGAATTAGTCAAAAGATACTTTTAGAACAATTGAATGAACTGTTGGAATATAAGCTTGTATCTAAAGAAAAATTCCTAGGTTATCCACTAAACGTTCAATATTATATAACTGACGATAAAGGAATGAAAGTTATTGAAGCTTTAAAAATATACCAAAAATTAGGTGAAATATATTTAGATGAATTAAAGAGTATTTCTAAATGA
- a CDS encoding type I restriction endonuclease subunit R: MADYKPITETNNFIVLDKYDKIAQQGVSYQTEAQLEAELIKDLQNQGYEYLPKLINTKEMLKNIRIQLETLNEIKFLDSEWRRFCEEYLDKPSDNYIDKTRKIHDDYIYDFTFDDGRIKNIYLVDKKNMSRNKLQVISQFEQKGTQSNRYDVTILVNGLPLIQVELKKRGIAIREAFNQVNRYTKESFNADNSLFKYLQICVISNGTDTRYFANTTKRDKNSFDFTMNWAKSDNTLIRDLKDFTATFFQKNTLLDILLHYSVFDSNNILLIMRPYQIAATERILWKIKSSYLAKKWKTLESGGYIWHTTGSGKTLTSFKAARLATELDFIDKVFFVVDRKDLDYQTMKEYQRFSPDSVNGSENTAGLKKNVEKDDNKIIVTTIQKLNNLIKTEADLPIYNKQVVFIFDEAHRSQFGEAQKNIAKKFKKYYQFGFTGTPIFTENALGSETTASVFGTELHSYVITDAIRDEKVLKFKVDYNDVRPKFKSLEMEQDEDKLTSAEAKIAFLHPERIKEISQYILNNFKVKTHRTYNGEKGFNAMFTVSSVDAAKLYYETLTNLQKNSEKPLKIATIFSFAANEEQNSIGEILDETFEPSAMNQSAKEFLNSAINDYNTMFKTNFGIDSKEFQNYYRDLANRVRKQEIDLLIVVGMFLTGFDAPTLNTLFVDKNLRYHGLIQAFSRTNRIYDSTKNFGNIVTFRDLEQATIDAITLFGDKNTKNVVLEKSYKEYMEGFADISTGAARRGYIEIVRELNSRFPNVDDIATERDKKDFAKLFGEYLRVENILQNYDEFTRLKALQALDMDDSKMVEEFKAMYYVSDEDIESMKNIEMPKERVIQDYRSTYNDIREWLRREKKGAVGDDSTLQWDDIVFEVDLLKSQEINLDYILELIFDKHKKVKSKDALIGDVRRLIRSSTGNRAKESLIVDFINSTDLDKFDNKASIIEAFFSFAQMEQVKEVEELIKEEKLNTDAAKRYILTSLKKEQASDNGTELNEIIPKMSPLNPNYLTKKSTVFKKISTFVEKFKGIGGSI; encoded by the coding sequence ATGGCTGACTATAAACCAATTACAGAAACTAATAATTTTATAGTTTTAGATAAATATGACAAAATAGCTCAACAAGGTGTAAGTTATCAAACTGAAGCTCAATTAGAAGCTGAACTTATAAAAGATTTACAAAATCAAGGTTATGAATACTTACCTAAGCTTATTAATACAAAAGAGATGTTAAAAAATATTAGAATACAACTAGAAACTCTTAATGAAATCAAATTTCTAGACTCTGAATGGAGAAGATTTTGTGAGGAGTATTTAGATAAACCGAGTGATAACTATATAGATAAAACTCGTAAAATTCATGATGATTATATTTATGATTTTACCTTTGATGATGGTCGAATTAAAAATATTTACCTTGTTGATAAGAAAAATATGAGTAGAAATAAATTGCAGGTTATTTCACAGTTTGAACAAAAAGGAACTCAAAGTAATCGTTATGATGTAACAATTTTAGTTAATGGATTACCTTTAATTCAAGTGGAACTAAAGAAACGTGGAATTGCTATTCGTGAAGCATTTAATCAGGTTAATAGATATACTAAAGAGAGCTTTAATGCTGATAACTCTTTATTTAAATATCTTCAGATTTGTGTAATTTCAAATGGTACAGATACAAGATACTTTGCTAATACTACAAAGAGAGATAAAAATAGTTTTGACTTTACTATGAACTGGGCAAAATCTGATAACACTCTGATTAGAGATTTAAAAGATTTTACTGCAACGTTTTTTCAAAAGAATACGCTATTAGATATACTACTACACTACTCTGTTTTTGATTCAAATAACATACTACTAATTATGAGACCTTACCAAATAGCTGCAACAGAAAGAATCTTGTGGAAGATAAAAAGTTCGTATTTAGCTAAAAAGTGGAAGACTCTTGAAAGTGGGGGGTATATCTGGCATACCACAGGATCAGGAAAAACTTTAACAAGTTTTAAAGCTGCACGTTTAGCTACAGAGTTAGATTTTATAGATAAGGTATTCTTTGTTGTAGATAGAAAAGATTTAGATTATCAAACAATGAAAGAGTATCAACGTTTTTCTCCAGATAGTGTTAATGGATCTGAAAATACTGCTGGACTTAAAAAAAACGTTGAGAAAGATGACAATAAAATCATTGTAACTACTATTCAAAAGTTAAATAACCTAATCAAAACTGAAGCAGATTTACCAATATATAATAAACAAGTTGTCTTTATTTTTGACGAAGCTCATCGTTCACAATTTGGTGAAGCTCAAAAAAATATTGCTAAGAAATTTAAGAAATATTATCAATTTGGATTTACTGGAACACCAATATTTACAGAAAATGCTTTAGGTTCTGAAACTACTGCAAGTGTATTTGGTACAGAGTTACACTCGTATGTTATAACTGATGCAATTAGAGATGAGAAAGTTCTTAAATTTAAAGTTGATTATAATGATGTACGTCCTAAGTTTAAATCTCTTGAGATGGAACAAGATGAGGATAAACTAACTTCAGCAGAAGCAAAGATAGCCTTTTTACATCCAGAAAGAATCAAAGAGATATCTCAATATATTTTGAATAACTTCAAAGTAAAAACTCATCGAACATATAATGGTGAAAAAGGATTTAATGCAATGTTTACTGTAAGTAGCGTTGATGCAGCAAAACTTTATTATGAAACATTAACAAATTTACAAAAGAATAGTGAGAAACCTTTAAAAATTGCAACTATCTTCTCTTTTGCAGCTAATGAAGAACAAAACTCTATCGGGGAAATTCTTGATGAAACTTTTGAACCTTCAGCAATGAATCAAAGTGCAAAGGAGTTTCTAAACTCTGCAATTAATGACTATAATACCATGTTTAAAACAAACTTTGGAATTGATAGTAAAGAATTTCAAAACTATTATCGTGATCTTGCTAATAGAGTGAGAAAGCAAGAAATTGATTTATTGATTGTAGTTGGAATGTTTTTAACAGGATTTGATGCTCCAACATTAAATACCTTGTTTGTTGATAAGAACTTACGTTATCATGGATTAATACAAGCATTCTCAAGAACAAACCGTATCTACGATTCTACAAAGAATTTTGGAAATATAGTTACATTTAGAGATTTAGAACAGGCAACAATAGATGCTATAACTTTATTTGGCGATAAGAATACAAAGAATGTGGTTCTAGAAAAAAGTTATAAAGAGTACATGGAAGGGTTCGCTGATATTAGTACAGGTGCAGCTCGTCGTGGATATATAGAGATAGTTAGAGAATTGAATTCTCGTTTCCCTAATGTTGATGATATCGCTACTGAGAGAGATAAAAAGGATTTTGCTAAACTATTTGGTGAGTATTTAAGAGTTGAGAACATATTACAAAATTATGATGAATTTACAAGGTTGAAAGCTTTACAAGCTCTTGATATGGATGATTCTAAAATGGTTGAAGAGTTCAAAGCTATGTATTATGTAAGTGATGAAGATATAGAGAGTATGAAAAATATTGAGATGCCTAAAGAAAGAGTGATTCAAGATTATCGTTCTACATATAATGATATTCGAGAGTGGCTTCGTCGAGAGAAGAAGGGGGCAGTTGGAGACGATTCTACACTACAATGGGATGATATCGTTTTTGAAGTGGATCTTTTAAAGTCACAAGAGATAAATTTAGACTATATTCTTGAGTTGATTTTTGATAAACATAAAAAAGTAAAAAGTAAGGATGCATTGATTGGAGATGTGCGTCGTTTAATTAGATCAAGCACAGGAAATCGTGCAAAAGAAAGTTTAATAGTGGATTTTATCAATAGTACTGATTTAGATAAATTTGACAATAAAGCTAGTATCATAGAGGCATTTTTCTCATTTGCTCAAATGGAACAAGTGAAAGAGGTTGAAGAGTTAATTAAAGAAGAAAAACTCAATACTGATGCAGCTAAAAGATACATACTAACATCACTAAAAAAAGAACAGGCTAGTGATAATGGAACTGAATTAAACGAAATTATACCTAAGATGAGTCCTCTTAATCCTAACTACTTAACTAAAAAAAGTACTGTATTCAAGAAAATATCTACCTTTGTGGAGAAGTTTAAAGGTATTGGTGGAAGCATATAA
- a CDS encoding AAA family ATPase codes for MVKKKLPVGIDNFKEIIENNYYFVDKSMMIDELLNKKSKVTLLPRPRRFGKTLNMSMLNYFFNIEDKEANRNLFNGLDISNTDKMMYQGEYPVIYVSLKDIKVSNWVECFEEIKKLLKDIFNTKRYIREKLDESEKIDFDRIEFLNETGDFVGALKNLSKYLFKFYGKKVIILIDEYDTPLVTAHSQGYYDDAIFFFRNFLSAALKGNPYLEFSVLTCILRVAKESIFSELNNLSVSTILDSDFNYFGLTTEEVEEALKYYGLDYELEGVKRWYNGYTFGGKLVYNPWSLINFINKNVLGAYWINTSDNALIKQLLDKNDKKVFEELEMIFKGEVIWETISENIIFDDLNNTNTIWSLMLFSGYLTYEKMRISPITELKSYSLKIPNVEIKSFFRQSFIESYTKGDVHFYGTMIEDLFLGELNSFVNKFKRMYLSAVSYHDAGDSEKYYHHFMLGLLLTLGDKYIITSNRESGYGRYDIALEPKDKKNFGLIFEFKIGDKNSIGEKAKEALAQIDEKKYDISMKNNGVSKVIKIGMAFSGKDVAIESEIN; via the coding sequence ATGGTTAAGAAAAAGTTACCAGTTGGTATAGATAATTTCAAAGAGATAATAGAAAATAACTATTATTTTGTGGATAAGTCAATGATGATAGATGAGTTACTTAACAAAAAATCTAAAGTTACACTACTACCTAGGCCAAGAAGATTTGGAAAAACTTTAAATATGTCGATGCTTAACTATTTCTTTAATATAGAAGACAAAGAAGCTAATAGAAATTTATTTAATGGGCTAGATATTTCAAATACAGACAAAATGATGTATCAAGGCGAATACCCAGTTATATATGTCAGCTTAAAAGATATAAAAGTTAGTAATTGGGTAGAGTGTTTTGAAGAGATAAAAAAATTGCTAAAAGATATATTTAATACAAAAAGATACATCAGAGAAAAATTAGATGAGAGTGAAAAAATAGATTTTGATAGGATAGAGTTTTTAAATGAAACGGGAGATTTTGTGGGAGCATTAAAAAATCTATCTAAATACCTTTTTAAATTTTATGGAAAAAAGGTAATCATTTTAATAGATGAATATGATACCCCTTTAGTAACTGCTCACTCTCAAGGCTATTATGATGACGCTATATTCTTCTTTCGTAATTTTCTAAGTGCAGCTCTAAAAGGCAATCCATATTTAGAGTTTTCAGTTCTTACTTGTATATTAAGAGTAGCAAAAGAAAGTATATTTTCAGAACTTAATAATCTTAGTGTATCTACAATCTTAGATAGTGATTTTAACTATTTCGGTTTAACAACAGAGGAAGTAGAGGAAGCTTTAAAATACTATGGATTGGATTATGAATTAGAAGGTGTTAAAAGATGGTATAACGGATATACATTTGGAGGTAAACTTGTATATAACCCTTGGTCATTGATTAATTTTATAAATAAAAATGTACTAGGGGCTTACTGGATAAATACAAGTGATAACGCTTTGATTAAACAGTTATTAGATAAAAATGATAAAAAAGTATTTGAAGAGTTGGAGATGATATTTAAAGGAGAGGTAATTTGGGAAACTATCTCAGAAAATATAATCTTTGATGATTTAAATAATACAAACACTATTTGGTCTTTAATGTTATTCTCAGGATATTTAACATATGAAAAAATGAGAATATCTCCGATAACCGAGCTTAAATCATACTCTTTAAAAATACCTAATGTAGAGATTAAAAGCTTCTTTAGACAAAGTTTTATAGAGAGTTATACAAAAGGGGACGTTCATTTTTATGGAACTATGATAGAGGATTTATTTTTAGGTGAATTAAATTCATTTGTAAATAAATTTAAGAGAATGTATCTATCAGCAGTGAGTTATCACGATGCTGGAGATAGCGAGAAGTATTATCATCATTTTATGCTTGGACTTCTTTTAACGCTAGGTGATAAATATATAATAACTTCTAATAGAGAGAGTGGTTATGGAAGATATGATATCGCTTTAGAGCCTAAAGATAAGAAGAACTTTGGACTAATTTTTGAGTTTAAAATAGGGGATAAAAATAGTATTGGAGAAAAAGCAAAAGAGGCTTTAGCTCAAATAGATGAGAAAAAATACGATATATCTATGAAAAATAATGGGGTATCAAAGGTAATAAAAATAGGAATGGCTTTTAGTGGAAAAGATGTTGCTATTGAAAGCGAAATCAACTAA
- a CDS encoding CGGC domain-containing protein — protein MENIDFNNIEFIIIIQCSIAKRRCSGFYCVQSFYDKKGTFLNYPKDKNIMYLSMECGGCCGKGVSSLIGHFNKKMVDFYKIPKDKTVIHLASCMTNDQHHYDRCPHIEYIKNIIVKKHGFKNVVEGTYISVKSTNLRDKEIYNKY, from the coding sequence ATGGAAAATATTGATTTCAATAATATTGAATTTATCATTATTATTCAATGTTCAATTGCAAAAAGAAGATGCAGTGGATTTTACTGCGTTCAATCATTTTATGATAAAAAAGGTACATTTCTAAATTATCCAAAAGATAAAAACATAATGTACCTTTCAATGGAGTGTGGAGGATGCTGCGGAAAAGGTGTTTCTAGTTTAATAGGGCACTTTAATAAAAAAATGGTTGATTTTTATAAAATTCCAAAAGATAAAACTGTAATTCACTTAGCTTCTTGCATGACAAATGATCAACATCATTATGATAGATGTCCTCATATTGAATATATTAAAAACATCATTGTCAAAAAGCATGGTTTTAAAAATGTTGTAGAAGGAACTTATATATCCGTTAAATCAACAAATTTAAGGGATAAAGAAATATATAATAAGTATTAG